From the genome of Dehalococcoidales bacterium:
AACAAAAGCCGTGTTCGAGACAGTAGTAAGAGATGAGACAAGAACACCCGGTAAACCCCACATTAGAGCAAAGCAAGCAGGCTACTGTATTAGATGCGGAACACCAATCCCTTACAACCTGGACCGGCCGCTCTGTGATGAGCACTTCAGGGTGTGGGCACAATACGAAGACCTCAACTATCCAGAGAAACACTGCCATACTTGTGGAAAACGCGCATCGACTTCAAAAGCGAGACCAGAGTGTAACTCTTGTTACCGTAAGTAGCAAGAAGATAGCAGTCCAAATTTTTCGAAATCCCCCTCAGTCCCCCGCCTGCCATAGTTTAGGAGAAACGGCGGGCAGGCCCTTTACGAAAGATGGACACTCTCAACAATAGCAGGGGACATCTAAGAGGGGCGAAGAGTTGGAAATCCCCCTCAGTCCCCCTTTACGAAAGGGGGAGGATGGATGGACACTGTCGGGTGAAAGTGCAAATACGGGAAGTTTAAGAGGGGCTTGCGCCCCTCTTCCCTAACCTCCTCCCCCCTTCCTTTGACAAAGGAAGGGGGATACAGGGGGGATGGATTTCTAAAACGGAGACAAAGGGGATAGGGTCACAAAAAAGAGGGGGACTCCAAATGGAGTCCCCCTAACTGGTACCGGTAGGGGGGGCCACCGGGTTACCATTACCTTATGATGGCATAAGCTACCTGAACACTGAGGCGAACCTCGGTCTCGCCGGGACTGATGGGCGTTGGCGCTGCCGGAGCCGCCTCCAGCATGACATCGCCACGGAAGTAAATGGGCGGGGACTGAATGTTCTCTGAGATGAAAGTCGCCTTGCCCAGCGTGACACCAGCCAGGCCAGCCAACTGCTCGGCTTTCGCCTTAGCCTCAGCCATCGCCTTCTCCCTGGCCTCATCATAGTAGGCTGAAGGGTCATCAACCGAGAAAGCGATATTATCGATACGGGTAAGGTCTCCACCGGCCTGCGCCACAGCGTCAATAATAGCGCCGGTACTACCAGTATCCCTTATCTTGGCCGTCACGATATTGGTTACGCGGTAGCCAACCACGGTCTCTTCCTGCTTTACATTATCCCATCTGGTCACCCGGTGAATACTGAACTGCTGGGTCTGGATATCTCTCTCAGCAACACCGTTACCGGTCAGGACCGCCATTACATCATTCATAGCCCCGGATGCCATATCCTGGGCCTCAGCCACACTGGACGCCTGAGCATCAATACCCAGACTCAGAATGGCGACATCAGGTATAACGGTCACTTTGCCCTCTCCGCTGACCCAGATACCTTCCTGCTGGCTGGTGATATTTAAAGCCGCCACGCCTCCCACATTACTACTGCCCGGGGCACAGGCAGCCAGACCGCCTATTATCAATACCGTTACCAGGCCAATTGCCAATAATCCGAACTTCTTCATTATATTTACCTCCTGTTACCGCCGGATTTTCTTCTGTCACAATATATAACGAAGAAGGCGTTGATTGGTTAGGAGCAGCTTTCAAAAATTCCTCAGGTTGTCCCCTGGTATCTCGTCAGGTGAATAAAGATACTGTTAACGTTGAGTTGAAAGTAGCCGGGACGATATCCATAAGTGAATCTCCGTATCAATATAAACAGCTTACAAAGTG
Proteins encoded in this window:
- a CDS encoding SIMPL domain-containing protein (The SIMPL domain is named for its presence in mouse protein SIMPL (signalling molecule that associates with mouse pelle-like kinase). Bacterial member BP26, from Brucella, was shown to assemble into a channel-like structure, while YggE from E. coli has been associated with resistance to oxidative stress.); this translates as MKKFGLLAIGLVTVLIIGGLAACAPGSSNVGGVAALNITSQQEGIWVSGEGKVTVIPDVAILSLGIDAQASSVAEAQDMASGAMNDVMAVLTGNGVAERDIQTQQFSIHRVTRWDNVKQEETVVGYRVTNIVTAKIRDTGSTGAIIDAVAQAGGDLTRIDNIAFSVDDPSAYYDEAREKAMAEAKAKAEQLAGLAGVTLGKATFISENIQSPPIYFRGDVMLEAAPAAPTPISPGETEVRLSVQVAYAIIR